Proteins encoded in a region of the Brevundimonas vesicularis genome:
- a CDS encoding DsbA family oxidoreductase, with translation MNAPLKTLKIDFVSDVVCPWCVVGLGGLDTALDALKDEGIAADIAFQPFELNPQIAPEGENIVEHIGRKYGASPEQSAANRAMIRERAGEVGFDMRMTDDSRIWNTFDAHRLLHWAHETAPDRQKALKQALFTAHFTENKNLTDAGVLTTAAEKAGLDRAEAGEVLASGRCAQAVRQAEDLWRARGITSVPAVVVEGKYLISGGQPASVFEEALRKIASEV, from the coding sequence ATGAACGCTCCGCTCAAGACCCTGAAGATCGACTTCGTCTCGGACGTCGTCTGCCCTTGGTGCGTGGTGGGGCTGGGCGGGCTGGACACGGCCCTGGACGCGCTGAAGGACGAGGGGATCGCCGCCGACATCGCCTTTCAGCCGTTCGAGCTGAACCCCCAGATCGCGCCTGAGGGCGAGAACATCGTCGAACACATCGGCCGCAAATACGGCGCGTCGCCTGAGCAGTCCGCCGCCAACCGCGCCATGATCCGCGAGCGGGCGGGCGAGGTGGGCTTCGACATGCGCATGACCGACGACAGCCGCATCTGGAACACCTTCGACGCCCACCGGCTGCTGCACTGGGCGCATGAGACGGCGCCGGACAGGCAGAAGGCCCTGAAGCAGGCGCTTTTCACCGCCCACTTCACCGAGAACAAGAACCTGACCGACGCCGGCGTCCTGACCACCGCCGCCGAAAAGGCCGGGCTGGACCGGGCCGAGGCGGGCGAGGTGCTGGCCTCGGGCCGCTGCGCCCAGGCCGTGCGCCAGGCCGAAGACCTGTGGCGCGCGCGCGGCATCACCTCGGTCCCGGCCGTGGTGGTCGAGGGCAAATATCTGATCTCGGGCGGCCAGCCGGCCTCGGTGTTCGAAGAGGCCCTGCGCAAGATCGCGTCGGAGGTCTAG
- a CDS encoding DUF1206 domain-containing protein, giving the protein MNAAKTLRLPPLATLIEWAARVGYGARGFVYLSAGALTLLAATDRIGDAVGTSGAAGWLAEQPFGKVWLVLLGLGLWAFVGWRVLQAVFDADHEGSDLKGWTTRAGQAVSGLFYGVLASGVFEYLDEFGEATNASAAQAESVAENQEKAAMLLGMPFGEVLLIGAGLVVLGVGVGNIVRAVRDDFDDALACPKAFCGTATALARAGYAARGFAYLPLGVFVVLAGLHARSGEVTTTAAALDALEAQPGGSWILGLTAAGLMAFGAFAFVEARWRRIRPPRDLSLG; this is encoded by the coding sequence ATGAACGCCGCCAAGACCCTTCGCCTGCCGCCGCTGGCGACCCTGATCGAATGGGCGGCGCGGGTCGGCTATGGGGCGCGAGGCTTCGTTTACCTGTCGGCCGGGGCGCTGACCCTGCTGGCGGCGACGGACCGGATCGGCGACGCGGTGGGGACCAGCGGGGCGGCGGGCTGGCTGGCTGAGCAGCCGTTCGGCAAGGTCTGGCTGGTGCTGCTGGGGCTGGGCCTGTGGGCCTTCGTCGGCTGGCGGGTGTTGCAGGCGGTGTTCGACGCGGATCACGAGGGCAGCGATCTGAAGGGCTGGACGACGCGGGCGGGCCAGGCCGTCAGCGGCCTGTTCTATGGCGTGCTGGCGTCGGGGGTGTTCGAATATCTGGACGAGTTCGGCGAGGCGACGAACGCCTCGGCGGCCCAAGCCGAGAGCGTGGCCGAGAATCAGGAGAAGGCGGCCATGCTGCTGGGGATGCCGTTCGGAGAGGTGCTGCTGATCGGGGCCGGGCTGGTGGTGCTGGGCGTCGGCGTCGGCAATATCGTCAGGGCCGTCCGCGACGACTTCGACGACGCCCTGGCCTGCCCCAAGGCCTTCTGCGGCACGGCGACGGCGTTGGCGCGAGCGGGCTATGCGGCGCGGGGGTTCGCCTATCTGCCCTTGGGTGTGTTCGTGGTTCTGGCGGGGCTGCATGCGCGCTCGGGCGAGGTGACGACGACGGCGGCGGCGCTGGACGCGCTGGAGGCCCAGCCGGGCGGGTCGTGGATCCTGGGGCTGACGGCGGCGGGGCTGATGGCCTTCGGCGCCTTCGCCTTCGTGGAGGCGCGCTGGCGCCGGATTCGCCCGCCCAGGGATTTGAGCCTGGGCTGA
- a CDS encoding Crp/Fnr family transcriptional regulator — MNRLSPGNRLIQGLNPDDRDALLAIATPVEFAPGHVFSEPDDAIEHLHFIDDGFCSSVAVLEDGRTVETVMIGREGVLGVVASVVPHYAHTRSVAQVAGTARRVDAAKFRALSAQRPGVRDAVAEYMARLQGELEQSAACNALHHAGQRFAKWLLRCHDRVEGDTLNLTQEYLASMLGSQRTTVNEAAQGLQKAGAIAYSRGRITVLDRAALERAACECYRRGGDRQP, encoded by the coding sequence ATGAACCGCCTTTCGCCTGGCAACCGATTGATCCAAGGGCTGAACCCCGACGATCGCGACGCTCTTCTCGCCATCGCCACCCCGGTGGAATTCGCGCCCGGCCATGTGTTCAGCGAGCCTGATGACGCCATCGAACACCTGCATTTCATCGATGACGGCTTCTGCTCCTCGGTCGCGGTGCTGGAGGACGGCCGCACCGTGGAGACCGTGATGATCGGGCGCGAAGGCGTGCTGGGCGTCGTCGCCTCGGTCGTGCCGCATTATGCCCACACCCGCAGTGTGGCCCAGGTCGCCGGAACGGCGCGCCGGGTAGACGCCGCCAAGTTCCGCGCCCTGTCGGCGCAACGGCCGGGCGTTCGCGACGCCGTCGCCGAATACATGGCCCGACTTCAGGGCGAGTTAGAGCAATCGGCCGCCTGCAACGCCCTGCACCACGCCGGCCAGCGGTTCGCCAAATGGCTGCTGCGCTGCCACGATCGGGTCGAGGGCGACACCCTGAACCTGACGCAGGAGTATCTCGCCTCCATGCTGGGCTCGCAGCGGACCACGGTGAACGAGGCGGCGCAGGGGCTTCAAAAGGCGGGCGCCATCGCCTATTCGCGCGGCCGGATCACGGTGCTGGATCGGGCGGCCCTGGAGCGGGCGGCGTGCGAATGCTACCGCCGGGGCGGAGACCGGCAGCCCTAG
- a CDS encoding sensor histidine kinase: protein MTEATASKPNAGGLHDWGRWFGRPGRSLTRRLIWLASAWIVVALVISALVLTQAFQESALRRLGAMLNETIDEIVVGASRTPQGEAIPQIQDARTLRLLSGKYWQIMEVRPDGRLVSLARSTSLWRYDLALPADLPARLDAAFGDVITFNTTGPKDDAETREPLRVAASMKSIPRHEHPVIFIAALDRSDVDADTRQFARVTWIAFLILGLGLVSAVFIQVRIGLRPLFDLRNEIADVRKGKSARIGRSYPQEIQPLAEQVNRLLDHNQEVVDRQRTHVGNLAHALKTPISVMLAEAGTSEGDLPELVRRQTKIMQGQVDHHLRRARAAARAAHGLGETTPVAEVLDELAVMIEQVFRDKNVEIDWRAPDSLSFLGERQDLQEILGNLIENAAKFSERRVRVSAGGSGLGQMILVVEDDGAGLPADQRDTVMQRGARLDESAPGSGLGLSIVDDLTRAYGGRLMLSDSDMGGLKAVLELPAAQVD, encoded by the coding sequence GTGACCGAGGCGACGGCTTCGAAACCCAACGCTGGTGGGCTCCACGATTGGGGCCGCTGGTTCGGTCGCCCAGGTCGCTCCCTGACGCGCCGGCTGATCTGGCTGGCCTCGGCCTGGATCGTGGTCGCTCTGGTCATTTCAGCGCTGGTGCTGACCCAGGCCTTTCAGGAATCCGCCCTGCGGCGTCTGGGCGCCATGCTCAACGAAACGATCGACGAGATCGTGGTCGGCGCCAGCCGCACGCCGCAGGGCGAAGCCATTCCACAGATCCAGGACGCCAGAACTCTGCGGCTGCTGTCGGGCAAATACTGGCAGATCATGGAGGTTCGCCCCGACGGACGGCTGGTCAGCCTGGCGCGTTCGACCTCGCTGTGGCGCTATGACCTGGCCCTGCCCGCCGACCTGCCCGCGCGCCTGGATGCGGCTTTCGGCGACGTCATCACCTTCAACACCACCGGCCCGAAGGACGACGCCGAGACCCGCGAGCCGCTGCGGGTCGCCGCCAGCATGAAGTCCATCCCCCGGCACGAACATCCGGTCATCTTCATCGCCGCGCTGGATCGCTCCGACGTCGATGCGGACACGCGCCAGTTCGCGCGCGTGACCTGGATCGCCTTCCTGATCCTGGGGCTGGGACTCGTATCGGCGGTCTTCATTCAGGTGCGCATCGGCCTGCGTCCCCTGTTCGACCTGCGCAACGAGATCGCCGACGTGCGCAAGGGCAAGTCCGCCCGGATCGGTCGCTCCTATCCGCAGGAAATCCAGCCGCTGGCCGAGCAGGTCAATCGCCTGCTGGACCACAATCAGGAGGTCGTGGATCGCCAGCGCACCCACGTCGGCAATCTGGCCCATGCGCTGAAGACGCCGATCTCCGTCATGCTGGCCGAGGCGGGGACGAGCGAGGGCGATCTGCCAGAGCTGGTGCGACGCCAGACCAAGATCATGCAGGGCCAGGTCGATCACCACCTGCGCCGCGCCCGCGCCGCCGCCCGCGCCGCCCACGGTCTGGGCGAGACGACGCCCGTCGCCGAGGTGCTGGACGAACTGGCGGTGATGATCGAACAGGTGTTCCGCGACAAGAATGTCGAGATCGACTGGCGTGCGCCCGACAGCCTGTCCTTCCTGGGCGAGCGTCAGGATTTGCAGGAAATCCTGGGCAATCTGATCGAGAACGCCGCCAAATTCTCGGAACGCCGGGTGCGCGTTTCGGCGGGCGGCAGCGGTCTGGGCCAGATGATCCTGGTGGTCGAAGACGACGGCGCGGGCCTGCCGGCGGATCAGCGCGACACCGTCATGCAGCGCGGCGCGCGGCTGGACGAAAGCGCGCCAGGTTCGGGCCTGGGCCTGTCGATCGTTGACGACCTGACGCGCGCCTACGGCGGGCGGCTGATGCTGTCGGACAGCGACATGGGCGGGCTGAAGGCGGTCCTCGAACTGCCGGCCGCCCAGGTCGACTAG
- a CDS encoding response regulator transcription factor, which translates to MRVLLVEDDADLSRQLKAALGDAGYAVDHAPDGEEAHYLGENEPYDVIVLDLGLPKIDGVSVLERWRREGKTTPVLILTARGAWSDKVAGFDAGADDYLTKPFHTEELLARLRALLRRSAGIASATLSCGGLRLDPRAARASVNGEPLRLTSLEYRLLHYMMMHQGRVISRTELVEHLYDQDFDRDSNTIEVFIGRVRKKVGSDRIETVRGLGYRLTPLAGESDPA; encoded by the coding sequence ATGCGCGTGCTTCTGGTCGAGGACGACGCGGATCTGTCGCGTCAGCTTAAGGCGGCGCTGGGCGACGCGGGCTATGCCGTGGACCATGCGCCGGACGGCGAGGAAGCCCACTATCTGGGCGAGAACGAACCCTATGACGTCATCGTCCTGGACCTGGGCCTGCCCAAGATCGATGGCGTGTCGGTGCTGGAGCGTTGGCGGCGAGAGGGCAAGACGACGCCGGTTTTGATCCTGACGGCGCGCGGCGCCTGGTCGGACAAGGTGGCGGGTTTCGACGCCGGCGCCGACGACTATCTGACCAAACCCTTCCATACCGAAGAGCTGCTGGCGCGTCTGCGGGCGCTGCTGCGCCGCTCGGCGGGCATCGCCTCGGCGACCCTGTCGTGCGGTGGCTTGCGGCTGGATCCCCGCGCAGCGCGGGCCAGCGTCAACGGCGAGCCCCTGCGCCTGACCTCGCTGGAATACCGGCTGTTGCACTACATGATGATGCATCAGGGGCGCGTCATCAGCCGCACCGAACTGGTCGAACACCTCTACGATCAGGACTTCGACCGTGATTCAAACACCATCGAGGTATTCATCGGCCGGGTGCGCAAGAAGGTCGGATCGGACCGGATCGAGACCGTGCGCGGCCTCGGCTATCGGCTGACGCCGCTGGCGGGCGAATCCGACCCGGCGTGA
- a CDS encoding potassium-transporting ATPase subunit F, with the protein MIAMLWGAGALVVAVYMVAALLRPERF; encoded by the coding sequence ATGATCGCCATGCTCTGGGGGGCGGGGGCGCTGGTCGTCGCCGTTTACATGGTCGCGGCGCTGCTGCGGCCCGAGCGGTTCTGA
- the kdpA gene encoding potassium-transporting ATPase subunit KdpA, which translates to MNMQGWGEIALTLGLAVMLGWPIGVYMSRVWNGERTWLDPVLKPVEAVFYGAAGVDPKRSQGWLGYAGALLAFNLAGFVLLYAILRLQGVLPLNPQGFAGVSPHLAFNTAVSFVTNTNWQSYGGEATLSTFTQMVGLTVQNFVSAATGATIAAALARAFVANRGEGVGNFWADLTRTTLYVLLPAALILAVALSGLGIVQSLAAHVTATGVEGGSQTLPLFPAASQVAIKQLGINGGGVFNVNGAHPFENPNAITNLLTAVAINVMGWAAFFAFGRTAMAGRDIRALAAAALILLSAASAAMYVIETQPAPALVAAHVDSSVNMEGKEVRFGAPASTVWSVVTTGASNGSVNSMHASFMPLGGGLQMFLMQLGEILPGGVGSGIAIMVVMALLSVFVAGLMVGRTPEYLGKKIEAREIQFAMIAVLILPLAILGFTAVSAVFPTALAGLLNKGPHGLSEILYAYTSAAANNGSAFAGLTANAHWWNTTLGLGMLFGRFIPAVAVLAIAGSLVVKPKLAPSPGTLPTDNGLFIGLLIGVILILGGLQFLPALALGPIVEHFQVLAAVAGA; encoded by the coding sequence ATGAACATGCAAGGATGGGGCGAGATCGCCCTGACCCTTGGGCTGGCCGTAATGCTCGGCTGGCCCATCGGCGTTTATATGTCGCGCGTCTGGAATGGCGAGCGGACCTGGCTGGACCCGGTGCTGAAGCCGGTCGAGGCCGTCTTCTACGGCGCCGCCGGCGTCGATCCTAAACGCAGCCAAGGCTGGCTGGGATACGCCGGCGCCCTTTTGGCCTTCAACCTGGCGGGCTTTGTGCTGCTGTATGCGATCCTGCGTCTGCAGGGCGTGCTGCCGCTGAACCCGCAAGGGTTCGCAGGCGTGTCGCCGCATCTGGCCTTCAACACCGCCGTCAGCTTCGTGACCAACACCAACTGGCAGAGCTATGGCGGGGAGGCGACTCTGTCGACCTTCACCCAGATGGTCGGCCTGACGGTGCAGAACTTCGTCTCGGCGGCGACGGGCGCGACGATCGCGGCGGCCCTGGCGCGGGCCTTCGTGGCCAATCGCGGCGAGGGGGTCGGCAACTTCTGGGCCGATCTGACGCGCACGACCCTTTATGTCCTGCTGCCTGCCGCCCTGATCTTGGCCGTGGCCCTGTCGGGTCTCGGCATCGTTCAGAGCCTGGCGGCACATGTGACGGCGACCGGCGTCGAGGGCGGATCCCAGACCTTGCCGCTGTTCCCGGCGGCCAGCCAGGTGGCGATCAAACAGCTGGGCATCAACGGCGGCGGCGTCTTCAACGTCAACGGCGCCCATCCGTTCGAGAACCCGAACGCCATCACCAATCTGCTGACCGCCGTGGCGATCAACGTCATGGGCTGGGCGGCCTTCTTCGCCTTCGGCCGCACGGCTATGGCGGGACGCGACATCCGCGCCCTGGCGGCGGCGGCCCTGATCCTGCTGAGCGCCGCCAGCGCGGCCATGTATGTGATCGAGACCCAGCCGGCCCCGGCTCTGGTCGCGGCCCATGTCGACAGTTCGGTCAACATGGAGGGCAAGGAGGTCCGCTTCGGCGCCCCCGCCTCGACCGTCTGGTCCGTGGTCACGACCGGCGCCTCGAACGGCTCGGTCAACTCGATGCACGCCAGCTTCATGCCCTTGGGCGGCGGGTTGCAGATGTTCCTGATGCAGTTGGGCGAGATCCTGCCCGGCGGCGTCGGTTCGGGCATCGCCATCATGGTCGTCATGGCCCTGCTGTCGGTCTTCGTCGCCGGCCTGATGGTCGGGCGCACTCCGGAATATCTGGGCAAGAAGATCGAGGCGCGCGAGATCCAGTTCGCCATGATCGCGGTGCTGATCCTGCCGCTGGCGATCCTGGGCTTCACCGCCGTGTCGGCCGTCTTCCCGACGGCGCTTGCGGGCCTGCTGAATAAGGGGCCGCACGGGTTGTCGGAGATCCTGTACGCCTACACCTCGGCGGCGGCGAACAACGGCTCGGCCTTTGCGGGTCTGACCGCCAACGCCCACTGGTGGAACACGACCTTGGGTCTGGGCATGCTGTTCGGGCGGTTCATTCCGGCCGTCGCCGTCCTGGCCATCGCCGGCAGTCTGGTGGTCAAGCCCAAGCTGGCGCCCAGCCCCGGCACCCTGCCGACCGACAACGGCCTGTTCATCGGCCTGCTGATCGGCGTGATCCTCATCCTCGGCGGCCTGCAGTTCCTGCCCGCCCTCGCCCTGGGACCGATCGTCGAGCACTTCCAGGTGCTCGCGGCGGTCGCCGGCGCCTGA
- the kdpB gene encoding potassium-transporting ATPase subunit KdpB: protein MTQVTLDPREGGRASPLAGGLSGQMIGRAVGEAFVKLNPVKLINNPVIFTTWIVALLSTLSAAAAIASGQSAGFAVQLALWLWATVLFANVAESIAEGRGKAAADSLRATRVTTKAKLIVDPKTGSVVPTNASELEVGSIILVEAGDVIASDGEIIEGVASVNEAAITGESAPVIRESGGDRSAVTGGTTVVSDWIKVRITAKPGSTFLDRMIAMVEGADRRKTPNELALAVLLAGLTLIFLIAVVTLVGLGAYSGVDLDPMVLGALFITLIPTTIGGLLSAVGIAGMDRLLKVNVLATSGRAVEAAGDVDTLLLDKTGTITFGNRMATEVIPVPGVRPEAALAAAVMASLADETPEGRSIVELGRNAGVSVDQPAGAVAIPFTAVTRQSGLDVGKDSWRKGAVDAVLKDLNLNDGSAPAEFRQAVDRIARSGGTPLAVTHNGVLVGVIHLKDVVKPGVKARFADLRRMGLRTVMITGDNPVTAAAIASEAGVDDYLAEATPEDKMRLIKAEQAKGRLVAMCGDGANDAPALAQADVGVAMQTGAQAAREAGNMVDLDSDPTKVIEIVEVGKQLLITRGALTTFSVANDVAKYFAIIPAMFVVALPSLGALNVMRLHSPESAILSAVIFNALVIVALIPLALRGVKYRAIGAGALLGRNLLIYGLGGLIAPFVGIKLIDLLISGLGLA, encoded by the coding sequence ATGACACAAGTAACTCTGGATCCCCGCGAGGGCGGCCGTGCGTCGCCTCTTGCGGGCGGCCTCTCGGGACAGATGATCGGACGCGCCGTCGGCGAAGCCTTCGTCAAGCTGAACCCCGTCAAGCTGATCAACAATCCGGTCATCTTCACCACCTGGATCGTGGCGCTTCTGTCCACGCTCTCGGCGGCCGCAGCCATCGCGAGCGGTCAGTCGGCGGGCTTTGCGGTGCAACTGGCGCTGTGGCTGTGGGCTACGGTCCTGTTCGCCAATGTCGCCGAAAGCATCGCCGAAGGGCGGGGCAAGGCGGCGGCCGACAGCCTGCGCGCCACCCGCGTCACGACAAAGGCCAAGCTGATCGTCGATCCGAAGACCGGCAGCGTGGTCCCGACCAACGCCTCTGAGCTCGAAGTCGGCTCGATCATCCTGGTCGAGGCCGGCGATGTGATCGCCTCTGACGGCGAAATCATCGAGGGCGTCGCCTCGGTCAACGAGGCCGCCATCACCGGCGAGAGCGCCCCGGTGATCCGCGAAAGCGGCGGCGACCGGTCCGCCGTGACCGGCGGCACCACCGTCGTCTCGGACTGGATCAAGGTGCGCATCACCGCCAAGCCCGGCTCGACCTTCCTCGATCGCATGATCGCCATGGTCGAGGGCGCGGACCGCCGGAAGACGCCCAACGAGCTGGCCTTGGCGGTGCTGCTGGCCGGCCTGACCCTGATCTTCCTGATCGCGGTCGTGACCCTGGTGGGTCTGGGCGCCTATTCCGGCGTCGATCTTGATCCGATGGTGCTGGGCGCCCTGTTCATCACCCTGATCCCGACCACGATCGGGGGCCTGCTGTCCGCCGTCGGCATCGCCGGCATGGACCGGTTGCTGAAGGTGAACGTGCTGGCCACCTCGGGCCGTGCGGTGGAGGCGGCAGGCGACGTCGACACCCTGCTGCTCGACAAGACCGGCACTATCACCTTCGGCAACCGCATGGCGACCGAGGTCATCCCGGTTCCGGGCGTGCGCCCCGAGGCCGCCCTGGCCGCCGCCGTCATGGCGTCGCTCGCCGACGAGACGCCCGAAGGCCGCTCCATCGTCGAGCTGGGCCGCAACGCCGGCGTCTCGGTCGATCAGCCCGCCGGCGCCGTCGCCATTCCCTTCACCGCCGTCACCCGCCAGTCGGGCCTGGACGTCGGCAAGGACAGCTGGAGGAAGGGCGCGGTCGATGCCGTGCTGAAGGATCTGAACCTCAACGACGGTTCGGCCCCAGCCGAGTTCCGCCAGGCCGTGGACCGGATCGCCCGTTCGGGCGGCACGCCCCTGGCCGTCACCCATAACGGCGTCCTCGTCGGCGTCATCCACCTGAAGGACGTGGTCAAGCCGGGCGTGAAGGCGCGCTTCGCCGACCTGCGCCGCATGGGCCTGCGCACCGTGATGATCACCGGCGACAATCCGGTGACGGCCGCAGCCATCGCTTCGGAAGCCGGGGTGGACGACTACCTCGCCGAGGCCACGCCCGAGGACAAGATGCGCCTGATCAAGGCCGAGCAGGCCAAGGGCCGTCTGGTCGCCATGTGCGGCGACGGGGCCAACGACGCCCCGGCCCTGGCCCAGGCCGATGTCGGCGTCGCCATGCAGACCGGCGCCCAGGCCGCGCGCGAGGCCGGCAACATGGTCGACCTGGACAGCGACCCGACCAAGGTCATCGAGATCGTCGAGGTCGGCAAGCAACTGCTGATCACGCGCGGCGCCCTGACGACCTTCTCGGTCGCCAACGACGTGGCCAAGTATTTCGCCATCATCCCGGCGATGTTCGTGGTGGCCCTGCCGTCGCTCGGCGCGCTGAACGTCATGCGCCTGCACAGCCCCGAGAGCGCCATCCTGTCGGCGGTGATCTTCAACGCCCTGGTCATCGTCGCCCTGATCCCGCTGGCGCTGAGGGGCGTCAAATACCGGGCCATCGGCGCTGGCGCGCTTCTGGGTCGCAACCTGCTGATCTACGGCCTGGGCGGCCTGATCGCCCCGTTCGTCGGCATCAAGCTGATCGACCTGCTCATCTCCGGCCTGGGTCTGGCGTGA
- a CDS encoding TorF family putative porin yields MRKSFSKASGRNDAWFAAACIVGLAGLGLCSEAKAQDVSANVAVTSDYVFRGVSQTQENPALSAGVDLTRNGFYAGGWASNVDFGDDTDAEVDLYAGYRPEVAGYALDFGVIGYLYAGQPDGADYDYVELKAAASRAVGPATLGAAVYYSPDFFGAAEDEATYAEVNGAVSPADKWTVSGAVGHQWVSSDLDYTTWNLGAAYQLTDNLAVDLRYHDTDQHDFGDIYGARAVATLKATF; encoded by the coding sequence ATGCGTAAATCCTTCTCCAAGGCCTCGGGCCGCAACGACGCCTGGTTCGCCGCCGCCTGTATCGTCGGCCTCGCCGGTCTGGGCCTGTGCAGCGAAGCCAAGGCCCAGGACGTGTCGGCGAACGTCGCCGTCACCTCCGACTACGTCTTCCGCGGGGTCAGCCAGACCCAGGAAAACCCCGCCCTCTCGGCCGGCGTCGATCTGACCAGGAACGGCTTCTACGCCGGCGGCTGGGCCTCCAACGTCGATTTCGGCGACGACACGGACGCCGAGGTCGATCTTTATGCCGGCTATCGGCCGGAGGTCGCTGGCTATGCGCTGGACTTCGGCGTGATCGGCTATCTCTACGCCGGTCAGCCGGACGGCGCCGATTATGACTATGTCGAGCTGAAAGCCGCCGCTTCGCGCGCCGTGGGGCCGGCCACCCTGGGCGCCGCCGTCTACTATTCGCCCGACTTCTTCGGCGCGGCCGAGGACGAGGCGACCTATGCCGAGGTCAACGGCGCGGTCAGCCCGGCCGACAAATGGACCGTCTCGGGCGCCGTCGGGCATCAGTGGGTGTCGTCGGACCTGGACTACACCACCTGGAACCTGGGCGCGGCCTATCAGCTGACTGACAATCTGGCGGTGGACCTGCGTTATCACGACACCGATCAACACGACTTCGGCGACATCTACGGCGCACGCGCCGTAGCCACGCTGAAGGCGACCTTCTGA
- the kdpC gene encoding K(+)-transporting ATPase subunit C → MVNQLRPALVMTALFTVLLGLAYPLAVTGIAQVAFPDQANGSLVRDAGGRVVGSSLIGQPFVGATYLHPRPSAAGDGYDAAASSGSNMGPLNPDLIARVAESAQTIRAEDGPGVIPADAVTTSGSGLDPDVSPAYARLQAARIARARGVSVQQVQSIIDAHIEGAFLGFIGQPHVNVLLTNRALDARFGAEG, encoded by the coding sequence ATGGTCAACCAACTTCGCCCGGCCCTCGTCATGACGGCTTTGTTCACCGTGCTGCTGGGCCTGGCCTATCCGCTGGCCGTCACCGGCATCGCCCAGGTCGCCTTCCCGGACCAGGCCAACGGCAGCCTGGTGCGCGACGCCGGCGGGCGGGTCGTCGGCTCGTCCCTGATCGGCCAGCCTTTCGTCGGCGCCACCTATCTGCATCCGCGCCCGTCGGCGGCGGGCGACGGCTATGACGCCGCCGCCTCGTCCGGCTCCAACATGGGGCCGTTGAACCCGGACCTGATCGCGCGCGTCGCCGAAAGCGCCCAGACGATCCGCGCCGAGGACGGCCCCGGCGTCATCCCCGCCGATGCGGTGACGACCTCGGGTTCGGGCCTCGACCCGGACGTGTCCCCGGCCTACGCTCGGCTTCAGGCCGCGCGGATCGCCCGCGCCAGAGGCGTTTCCGTGCAACAGGTCCAGAGCATCATCGACGCGCACATCGAGGGGGCCTTCCTGGGCTTCATCGGCCAGCCGCACGTCAATGTCCTGCTGACCAACCGCGCGCTGGACGCCCGCTTCGGAGCGGAGGGCTGA